Proteins found in one Streptococcus anginosus subsp. whileyi MAS624 genomic segment:
- the nt5e gene encoding cell surface ecto-5'-nucleotidase Nt5e yields MKKEKFIIPILSTLLIAPAILAHQVSADAVDPAASTAPVEQVEVPKENQSVAPTIAQGDSAVSPATEASTEKVTEKSENKQVENSVTPADSTTPAAQAVAAPTTQSEKDTVILHTNDVHGRIVEEKGVIGDAKLAAVIEQERAKTNQTTLVVDAGDAFQGLPISNSSKGEERANILNKIGYDAMAVGNHEFDFGLDEVKKYKEILKFPLLSANTYVNGARLFEASTIVDKDKNVVGDEFVVIGVTTPETATKTHPRNVQGVTFTDPISEVNKVIEEVESRAKAEGKTYKHYVVLAHLGVDTTTPVEWRGSTLAEALSKNPLLKGKRVTVIDGHSHTVESVTYGDNVTYNQTGSYLHNIGKVTYKSGQILGNPQQISADSVKGVTPDPAIQQLVNKIKEKYDQENAKVDVANSPVELNGNRENVRVRETNLGNVVADALYEYGQTGFSHKTDLAVTNGGGLRETIAKGKPITKGDIIAVLPFGNTITQIKVTGQNIADMFAKSLGSILQEKDGKPVLDENGQPLLEPSGGFLQVSGAKVYYDTTLPADKRILGIEIKNPETGKYEKLNLAKTYYLTTNDFLAAGGDGYSMLGGAREEGSSMDVAFADYLAKTDLTAYAVVNPNSRTISISTAQYKKLQDQAANQVKPNETGEKELVPAVQTNTAQRTATIPVNVHKQFMPSSQKSLPETGTTDTTFISLLGFVVGLLGLSRFKKAHKE; encoded by the coding sequence ATGAAAAAGGAAAAATTCATTATCCCCATTTTGTCAACATTGCTAATTGCTCCAGCAATTTTAGCACATCAGGTTTCTGCTGATGCTGTAGATCCAGCTGCTTCAACAGCACCTGTAGAGCAAGTAGAAGTTCCTAAAGAAAATCAGTCGGTAGCCCCTACGATCGCTCAAGGCGATTCAGCAGTTTCGCCTGCTACTGAAGCTTCCACGGAGAAAGTAACAGAAAAGAGCGAGAACAAACAAGTTGAAAATTCTGTAACCCCAGCAGATTCTACAACTCCAGCCGCTCAAGCGGTTGCTGCACCTACAACTCAATCTGAAAAAGATACGGTTATTCTTCATACAAATGATGTACACGGTCGTATTGTGGAAGAAAAAGGAGTCATTGGCGATGCTAAATTAGCAGCAGTCATTGAGCAAGAACGTGCAAAGACTAATCAAACAACACTTGTTGTGGATGCAGGCGATGCTTTTCAAGGACTTCCGATTTCCAATAGCTCAAAAGGAGAAGAACGCGCGAATATTTTAAATAAGATTGGCTATGACGCAATGGCGGTCGGAAATCATGAATTTGACTTTGGTTTGGATGAGGTGAAAAAATACAAAGAAATTTTGAAATTCCCTCTTCTTAGTGCCAACACTTATGTCAATGGAGCACGTCTTTTTGAAGCTTCTACGATTGTTGATAAAGACAAGAATGTTGTGGGAGATGAATTTGTGGTTATTGGGGTGACAACGCCAGAAACTGCAACAAAAACACACCCACGCAATGTTCAAGGGGTTACGTTTACAGATCCAATTTCAGAAGTCAATAAAGTCATTGAAGAAGTGGAATCTCGTGCGAAAGCGGAAGGTAAAACTTACAAACATTATGTCGTTTTGGCGCATTTGGGTGTAGATACGACGACACCAGTTGAATGGCGTGGTTCTACCTTGGCAGAAGCATTATCAAAAAATCCTTTGCTAAAAGGAAAACGTGTGACAGTGATTGACGGGCATTCACATACTGTAGAATCAGTAACCTATGGCGACAATGTTACTTATAATCAAACAGGTAGTTACTTGCATAATATCGGAAAAGTAACGTATAAATCTGGTCAAATCCTAGGAAATCCTCAACAAATCTCAGCTGATTCAGTAAAAGGCGTTACTCCAGATCCAGCTATTCAGCAATTAGTAAACAAAATCAAAGAGAAATATGACCAAGAAAACGCAAAAGTGGACGTTGCTAATAGCCCAGTTGAGTTAAATGGTAATCGAGAAAATGTCCGTGTGCGGGAAACCAATCTTGGAAATGTCGTAGCAGATGCGCTCTATGAGTACGGGCAAACAGGATTCAGTCATAAGACAGACCTTGCTGTAACTAACGGCGGCGGACTTCGTGAAACAATTGCGAAAGGAAAACCAATCACCAAAGGAGATATCATTGCTGTTCTACCATTTGGTAATACCATTACTCAAATAAAAGTAACTGGGCAAAACATCGCAGACATGTTTGCTAAGTCTTTAGGCTCTATTTTACAAGAAAAAGACGGCAAACCAGTCCTAGATGAAAATGGGCAACCGCTACTTGAACCAAGCGGCGGTTTCCTACAAGTTTCTGGAGCAAAAGTTTATTATGACACCACCTTGCCAGCCGATAAGCGTATTCTTGGCATTGAAATCAAAAATCCTGAAACAGGAAAATACGAAAAATTAAATCTCGCAAAAACTTACTATCTTACAACCAACGATTTCTTGGCTGCAGGTGGTGATGGTTATAGTATGTTGGGCGGGGCTCGCGAAGAAGGTTCTTCAATGGACGTTGCTTTTGCGGACTATTTAGCAAAAACAGACTTAACAGCTTATGCGGTTGTCAATCCTAATTCACGAACTATCTCAATCTCAACTGCACAATACAAGAAACTTCAGGATCAAGCTGCTAACCAAGTGAAGCCAAATGAAACTGGAGAAAAAGAACTTGTGCCAGCAGTTCAAACAAATACAGCTCAAAGAACGGCAACGATTCCAGTCAATGTACATAAACAATTTATGCCTTCAAGTCAAAAGAGCTTGCCAGAAACAGGTACAACAGATACTACCTTTATCAGTTTACTTGGCTTTGTTGTTGGACTTTTAGGATTATCCAGATTTAAAAAAGCTCACAAAGAATAA
- a CDS encoding deoxycytidylate deaminase, whose translation MATKRLAWDEYFAAQALLIANRSTCKRASVGAVIVKDNKVISTGYNGSVSGTEHCIDHECLIVDGHCVRTLHAEVNAILQGAERGIPKGFTVYVTHFPCLNCTKQLLQVGCKRVVYINQYRMDDYARYLYSEKKVELVHLPIEKVKEAISETDLI comes from the coding sequence ATGGCGACAAAAAGATTGGCTTGGGACGAATATTTTGCAGCACAAGCGCTCTTGATTGCAAATCGCTCAACCTGCAAACGAGCAAGCGTTGGGGCGGTTATTGTAAAGGATAATAAAGTTATATCAACAGGATATAATGGATCTGTTTCAGGAACGGAACACTGCATCGATCATGAATGCCTGATAGTTGACGGGCATTGTGTGAGGACTTTGCATGCAGAAGTAAATGCAATTTTGCAAGGTGCAGAGCGTGGAATCCCAAAAGGATTTACTGTTTATGTCACTCATTTCCCTTGTCTCAATTGTACGAAACAGCTTTTACAAGTTGGTTGCAAGCGAGTGGTTTATATCAATCAATACCGTATGGATGATTATGCGCGGTATTTATATAGCGAAAAGAAAGTTGAGCTAGTACATCTGCCAATCGAAAAAGTGAAAGAAGCGATCTCGGAGACTGATTTGATATAA
- a CDS encoding TetR/AcrR family transcriptional regulator, with protein sequence MSERKISKKSLENLKISNRESNRITKESLEISLLQLLEKKELTQITISELVERAGVSRAAFYRNYDSKEEILQEIFQRTVQKITDKLEQFNMRTELYQVWLFLFKEVKKEARILSLAVDYNLEKLLTSAVFDFLEKQNSSRKEASTYMNSFWSSAVVSVLIKWTKDGMRVPAEKIASLGLPLFPHRKNDKPSDK encoded by the coding sequence ATGTCGGAACGTAAAATATCGAAAAAATCTTTAGAAAATCTAAAAATATCAAATCGGGAATCTAATCGAATTACAAAAGAATCCTTAGAAATCTCGCTATTGCAATTGTTAGAAAAGAAAGAGTTGACCCAAATTACCATTTCTGAATTAGTAGAGAGAGCTGGTGTCTCGCGCGCAGCTTTTTATCGAAATTATGATTCAAAAGAAGAAATTTTACAAGAGATTTTCCAACGAACAGTACAAAAGATTACCGATAAATTGGAACAATTCAATATGAGAACCGAGCTTTATCAAGTGTGGCTGTTCTTGTTTAAAGAAGTCAAAAAAGAAGCACGAATCCTTAGCTTAGCAGTGGATTATAATTTAGAAAAACTGTTGACAAGTGCTGTGTTTGATTTCTTGGAAAAACAAAATAGTTCCAGAAAAGAAGCTTCAACTTACATGAATTCATTTTGGAGTTCGGCGGTGGTTTCTGTTTTAATCAAATGGACAAAAGACGGCATGAGGGTTCCGGCAGAGAAGATTGCATCGCTCGGACTGCCGCTTTTTCCACATCGAAAAAATGATAAACCGAGTGATAAGTAA
- a CDS encoding DegV family protein, translated as MTWKIVADSGCDYRTIENLAVDTLFKTVPLTIQVGDEIFIDNDQLNIDEMMEKMYATSSASKSACPSPDDYMKAFDGASNIFVVTITGTLSGSHNSAQVAKKLYLEDHPDVNIHIIDTLSAGGENDLIIKKLNLLIGQGLSYEEVIKEITTYQTKTKLLFVLAKVDNLVKNGRLSKLLGAVVGLLNIRMVGEASQDGKLELLQKARGAKKSLVAAFDELIKAGYAGGQIIIAHRNNPKFCQQFSEMVRERFPQAVIEVIPTSGLCSFYAEENGLLMGYEIQ; from the coding sequence ATGACTTGGAAAATTGTAGCTGATTCAGGCTGTGATTATAGAACTATCGAAAACCTTGCTGTTGACACCTTATTTAAAACTGTTCCTCTGACTATTCAAGTAGGCGATGAAATCTTTATAGATAACGATCAGCTTAATATTGATGAAATGATGGAAAAAATGTATGCCACTTCTTCGGCTTCAAAGTCTGCTTGCCCTAGTCCAGATGACTATATGAAAGCTTTTGATGGAGCTTCAAATATTTTTGTGGTCACTATTACAGGAACCTTATCAGGAAGCCATAATAGCGCACAAGTGGCTAAAAAACTCTATCTCGAAGACCATCCTGACGTGAATATCCACATTATTGATACTCTTTCTGCTGGCGGTGAAAATGATTTGATCATCAAAAAGCTTAATCTTCTTATCGGTCAAGGTTTAAGTTATGAAGAAGTCATAAAAGAAATTACAACCTATCAAACCAAGACAAAATTGCTTTTCGTTCTTGCAAAAGTTGACAATTTAGTCAAAAACGGACGGCTGAGCAAATTGCTTGGAGCCGTTGTAGGATTACTGAATATTCGTATGGTCGGCGAAGCCAGTCAAGACGGCAAGTTGGAGTTGCTTCAAAAGGCGCGTGGTGCTAAAAAATCACTAGTCGCAGCTTTTGATGAACTCATCAAAGCAGGCTATGCCGGTGGACAAATCATTATTGCTCATCGAAATAATCCCAAGTTTTGCCAGCAATTTTCCGAAATGGTTCGTGAAAGATTCCCACAAGCTGTTATTGAAGTCATCCCGACTTCTGGACTTTGTAGCTTTTATGCTGAAGAAAATGGTCTCCTCATGGGCTATGAAATTCAATAA
- a CDS encoding DUF3307 domain-containing protein, translated as MSNLWGFSDYFVQHPILLLTLLAHVLADFQWQSQKMADLKCLKLPYLLLHLAIVFLPLLILSIFFPKNIIYFIAVWLSHVVIDFLKYRLNTFIEIKKLTKQVFIIDQLLHLICIFLFYALLANKINPQWLKNGASVAQTLLFLAIVGKPVNILFKLFFSRYQSKGDNQDTIAGAGAMIGILERFIMALSLIFGQFASVGLVFTAKSIARYNKISESQSFAEYYLIGSLFSMISVLIVFGLLYL; from the coding sequence ATGTCTAATTTGTGGGGATTTTCAGACTATTTTGTACAACATCCAATCTTGTTGTTAACATTATTAGCGCATGTTTTAGCTGATTTTCAATGGCAAAGTCAAAAAATGGCAGATTTAAAATGTCTAAAATTGCCTTATTTATTGCTGCATTTAGCCATTGTTTTTCTTCCGTTGCTGATTTTGAGTATCTTTTTCCCGAAAAATATTATTTACTTTATCGCTGTTTGGCTTAGTCATGTAGTTATTGATTTCCTGAAATACAGGCTCAACACGTTTATAGAAATAAAGAAACTCACAAAGCAAGTTTTCATCATTGACCAACTCCTTCATTTGATTTGTATTTTTCTATTTTATGCTTTATTAGCTAATAAAATCAACCCACAATGGCTGAAAAATGGAGCGTCAGTTGCTCAAACCCTTCTTTTCTTGGCAATCGTTGGCAAGCCTGTTAATATTTTATTTAAGCTTTTCTTCAGTAGGTATCAGTCAAAGGGAGATAACCAAGACACTATAGCAGGTGCAGGTGCGATGATTGGGATTTTAGAGCGTTTTATTATGGCTTTGTCTCTTATATTTGGGCAGTTTGCTTCCGTTGGCTTAGTCTTTACTGCCAAGTCAATCGCACGATATAACAAAATTTCTGAAAGTCAGTCCTTTGCAGAATACTATCTCATTGGCTCACTTTTTAGCATGATTAGTGTGTTAATTGTTTTTGGTTTGCTTTATTTGTAA
- a CDS encoding SatD family protein codes for MMYIALIGDIIESKKIQDRAQAQQKLLQLMKELNQQYQKYLVSPFTVTAGDEFQALFLPNSDMFQIMDQLSVAFAPYEIRFGIGAGDMITEINKEQSIGSDGPAYWLAREAINYVHDKNDYGINHISVSLADEEVGQTINAILAACSFIQSKWTDIQYGVLKQLLAENIYDETFSHKEMAKLLGITPSAFNKRIKASGLKIYLRNKRVAMNLMLNAIEKEEKHV; via the coding sequence ATGATGTACATTGCTCTTATTGGAGATATTATTGAATCAAAAAAAATACAAGATCGAGCGCAGGCGCAACAGAAATTGTTGCAATTGATGAAAGAGTTGAATCAGCAATATCAGAAATATTTAGTTTCGCCCTTTACGGTCACAGCTGGCGATGAATTTCAAGCTTTGTTTTTACCAAATTCGGATATGTTTCAAATCATGGATCAGCTTTCTGTTGCATTTGCTCCTTACGAAATTCGATTTGGGATTGGTGCTGGAGACATGATTACAGAAATTAACAAAGAACAAAGCATTGGTTCTGACGGTCCGGCGTATTGGCTCGCGAGAGAAGCGATTAACTATGTTCATGATAAGAATGACTATGGCATCAATCACATTTCGGTTTCTTTGGCAGACGAAGAAGTCGGTCAGACAATCAATGCTATTTTAGCTGCGTGCTCTTTTATTCAGTCCAAGTGGACAGATATCCAATATGGTGTCCTCAAACAATTACTAGCTGAAAATATATACGATGAAACATTTTCGCATAAAGAAATGGCAAAACTACTTGGTATCACTCCGAGTGCTTTCAACAAACGTATCAAGGCGAGTGGGTTAAAAATTTATCTCAGAAATAAACGAGTTGCGATGAACTTGATGTTAAATGCGATAGAGAAGGAGGAGAAACATGTCTAA
- a CDS encoding NAD-dependent protein deacylase gives MDKIEELAQIIQSSQNIVFFGGAGVSTESGIPDFRSSNGIYNIELNQHFSAEQLVSHTMFERYPEQFFDFYKKYLIYPNAKPNVAHEYLAYLEKLGKLKAIVTQNIDSLHEMAGSRNVLKIHGSVDRNFCIDCHRFYDSEDFLKLPGIIPYCETCGCVVKPDVTLYEEPLNMEVFSQAIQVISQADLLIICGTSLVVYPAANLVHYFQGRHLVVINKNNVLQDSQADLVIKGKIGEVLGKAWKVMG, from the coding sequence ATGGACAAGATTGAAGAACTGGCTCAGATCATTCAAAGTAGCCAAAATATTGTATTCTTCGGTGGTGCAGGTGTTTCAACTGAATCTGGTATTCCGGATTTTCGCAGCTCAAATGGTATTTACAATATTGAGTTAAACCAGCATTTTTCAGCAGAGCAACTAGTTTCACATACGATGTTTGAACGTTATCCAGAACAGTTTTTTGACTTTTACAAGAAATATCTTATTTATCCTAACGCTAAGCCAAATGTAGCCCATGAATATTTAGCTTATCTAGAAAAGCTAGGGAAATTAAAAGCAATTGTTACCCAGAATATTGATAGTTTACACGAGATGGCAGGAAGCAGGAACGTATTAAAAATTCATGGTAGTGTGGACCGAAATTTTTGTATCGATTGTCATCGTTTTTATGACTCAGAGGATTTTTTGAAATTGCCAGGAATCATTCCTTATTGCGAGACTTGTGGTTGTGTAGTTAAGCCAGATGTGACTCTTTATGAGGAACCGTTAAATATGGAAGTTTTTTCTCAAGCTATTCAGGTTATCAGTCAAGCTGACCTACTCATCATTTGCGGAACATCGCTAGTTGTTTATCCAGCTGCTAATTTGGTTCATTATTTTCAAGGACGGCACTTAGTTGTTATCAATAAAAACAATGTACTACAAGATAGTCAAGCTGACTTAGTCATCAAGGGCAAGATTGGAGAAGTGCTGGGTAAGGCATGGAAAGTAATGGGGTAG
- the eno gene encoding surface-displayed alpha-enolase: MSIITDVYAREVLDSRGNPTLEVEVYTESGAFGRGMVPSGASTGEHEAVELRDGDKSRYGGLGTQKAVDNVNNIIAEAVIGYDVRDQQAIDRAMIALDGTPNKGKLGANAILGVSIAVARAAADYLEIPLYSYLGGFNTKVLPTPMMNIVNGGSHSDAPIAFQEFMIVPAGAPTFKEALRWGAEIFHALKKILKSRGLETAVGDEGGFAPRFDGTEDGVETILAAIEAAGYVPGKDVFLGFDCASSEFYDKERKVYDYTKFEGEGAAVRTADEQIEYLEQLVDKYPIITIEDGMDENDWEGWKKLTERLGKKVQLVGDDFFVTNTSYLERGINKGCANSILIKVNQIGTLTETFDAIEMAKEAGYTAVVSHRSGETEDSTIADIAVATNAGQIKTGSLSRTDRIAKYNQLLRIEDQLGEVAEYRGLKSFYNLSK; this comes from the coding sequence ATGTCAATTATTACTGATGTTTACGCTCGCGAAGTCCTAGACTCACGCGGTAACCCAACACTTGAAGTAGAAGTTTATACTGAATCAGGCGCTTTCGGACGTGGTATGGTTCCATCTGGAGCTTCTACTGGTGAACACGAAGCAGTTGAACTTCGTGATGGTGACAAATCTCGTTACGGTGGTCTTGGTACACAAAAAGCTGTTGACAACGTAAACAATATCATTGCTGAAGCAGTTATTGGTTATGACGTTCGCGATCAACAAGCTATTGACCGTGCAATGATTGCACTTGACGGTACTCCAAATAAAGGTAAATTGGGTGCAAACGCAATCCTTGGTGTATCTATTGCTGTAGCACGTGCTGCTGCTGATTACCTTGAAATCCCACTTTACAGCTACCTTGGTGGATTCAATACTAAAGTTCTTCCAACTCCAATGATGAACATCGTCAACGGTGGTTCTCACTCAGATGCTCCAATCGCTTTCCAAGAATTTATGATTGTTCCTGCTGGTGCACCTACATTCAAAGAAGCTCTTCGTTGGGGTGCTGAAATTTTCCACGCTCTTAAGAAAATCCTTAAATCTCGTGGTCTTGAAACAGCTGTTGGTGACGAAGGCGGATTTGCTCCTCGTTTTGACGGAACTGAAGATGGTGTAGAAACTATCCTTGCTGCTATCGAAGCTGCTGGTTATGTTCCTGGTAAAGATGTATTCCTTGGATTTGACTGTGCATCATCAGAATTCTACGACAAAGAACGCAAAGTTTATGATTACACTAAATTCGAAGGTGAAGGAGCTGCAGTTCGTACAGCTGACGAACAAATCGAATACCTTGAACAATTGGTTGATAAATACCCAATCATCACTATCGAAGATGGTATGGATGAAAATGACTGGGAAGGTTGGAAGAAACTTACTGAACGCCTTGGTAAGAAAGTACAACTTGTTGGTGATGACTTCTTCGTAACAAACACTTCTTATCTTGAAAGAGGTATTAACAAAGGATGTGCTAACTCAATCCTTATTAAAGTTAACCAAATCGGTACTCTTACTGAAACATTTGATGCTATTGAAATGGCAAAAGAAGCTGGTTACACTGCCGTTGTATCACACCGTTCAGGTGAAACTGAAGATTCAACAATTGCTGATATCGCAGTTGCAACTAACGCTGGACAAATTAAGACTGGTTCATTGTCACGTACTGACCGTATTGCTAAATACAACCAATTACTTCGCATCGAAGACCAACTTGGTGAAGTTGCTGAATACCGTGGTTTGAAATCTTTCTATAACTTGTCAAAATAA
- a CDS encoding DUF1694 domain-containing protein — protein sequence MTDINKTIMEKSQGGLKLNPDEQRKFLETFEERVIAECSIDEANSAPIHDHFKEMLQKIILDYQPVTVKISPEVTSQYQIFYLKIAKDLGCKATIVSSNCKNSPFGLVIHSDHPVEITEKEILIQFSELFQSDSTQKTEKKTSFWEKLFH from the coding sequence ATGACAGATATAAATAAAACAATAATGGAAAAATCTCAAGGGGGATTAAAATTAAATCCCGATGAGCAAAGAAAATTTTTAGAGACATTTGAAGAGCGGGTCATTGCAGAATGTAGTATTGATGAAGCTAACAGCGCTCCCATCCACGACCACTTTAAAGAAATGTTACAAAAGATTATCTTGGACTATCAACCTGTAACTGTGAAAATATCTCCCGAGGTCACCAGTCAGTATCAAATTTTTTACTTAAAAATAGCAAAAGATCTTGGCTGCAAAGCAACAATCGTGTCTAGTAACTGCAAGAATTCTCCATTTGGCTTGGTCATTCATAGCGATCATCCAGTAGAGATTACCGAAAAAGAAATCCTTATCCAATTTTCTGAACTTTTCCAATCAGATTCAACTCAAAAAACAGAAAAGAAAACTTCTTTTTGGGAAAAGTTGTTTCATTAA
- a CDS encoding PHP domain-containing protein, translating into MRDNHLHTYFSYDSDADFRDYLEHYDGEIVTTEHLDLSNPYPYDSGSPHDDIPDYESYSRKIAALNRKYGNRIKKGIEIGYYRPRKKDILAFLENKNYDLKLLSVHHNGKFDYLEEPALQSDKMKVIPTYFKEMEEAIESIPAHILAHFDYGFRKFNVTVEELKNFEPQLRALFQKMIEYNLAFELNCKSMYLYNHEDIYIYALSLVKELGGTKYSVGSDAHTLEHFRLNFDQIKQILTAFGIGEAELL; encoded by the coding sequence ATGCGCGATAATCATCTTCATACTTACTTTTCTTATGATTCAGATGCTGATTTCAGAGATTATTTGGAACATTACGATGGTGAAATCGTAACGACTGAACATCTGGATTTATCTAATCCCTATCCGTATGATTCAGGTTCTCCTCACGATGATATTCCTGATTATGAGTCTTATTCTAGAAAAATAGCTGCTCTCAATCGGAAATATGGAAATCGAATCAAAAAAGGAATTGAGATTGGCTATTACAGACCACGAAAGAAAGATATTTTAGCTTTCTTAGAAAATAAAAATTATGATTTAAAACTGTTGTCTGTTCACCATAATGGGAAGTTCGATTACTTAGAAGAACCTGCTTTACAATCTGATAAAATGAAGGTGATTCCAACTTATTTTAAAGAAATGGAAGAAGCTATTGAGAGTATTCCAGCCCATATTTTGGCACATTTCGACTATGGTTTTCGCAAGTTTAATGTGACAGTTGAAGAACTGAAAAACTTTGAACCTCAACTTCGTGCCCTCTTTCAGAAAATGATAGAGTACAACTTGGCTTTTGAACTAAATTGCAAGTCTATGTATCTCTATAATCACGAAGATATTTATATCTATGCTTTATCTTTGGTGAAAGAATTGGGCGGAACAAAGTATTCTGTTGGCTCTGATGCCCATACGTTAGAACATTTTCGCTTGAATTTCGACCAAATCAAGCAGATCCTAACGGCATTTGGTATAGGCGAAGCAGAGTTGTTATAA
- a CDS encoding MFS transporter, which produces MFRRSYKRNIPLMAGVEFLGFLGITSFWILFLSQNGMSLLQIGLLESIFHATGIVFEIPSGMLADRFSYKTNLYVSRLTSILSSILMLTGQGNFWIYAMAMIINALSYNFDSGTSSALLYDSAVEAGLKDRYLKISSLMSGVSEAAISLGTVLAGLFVHGYLYITYYIMIAVSIIVLILIWLIKEPTMKKKNDEVLTMKKIILIVREEMKNNPSLFTWMMIFQFVGTIMCMFYFYYQKQLPDLAGWQISTVMLIGSVLNILAVSLASKIGKTWHSFRIFPVVVSLTGAAYVLSFLGTPFMYIMIYLTTNALYAMYQPIFYNDLQQYLPSSARATMLSVASMMFSVSMIIIFPIVGWLIDSFGFDQTFIGLGLVLILLTPFLVIVFQMIRKQLKSIKN; this is translated from the coding sequence ATGTTTAGGAGAAGTTACAAAAGAAATATTCCTCTTATGGCAGGAGTGGAATTCTTAGGATTTCTAGGTATTACGAGTTTTTGGATTTTATTCCTCAGTCAAAATGGTATGTCTTTACTGCAAATTGGGCTGTTAGAGAGTATTTTTCATGCAACAGGCATTGTTTTTGAAATTCCGTCAGGCATGTTGGCAGATCGATTTTCTTATAAGACCAATCTGTACGTAAGCCGCTTGACTAGCATTTTATCATCTATTTTAATGTTGACAGGGCAAGGAAATTTTTGGATATATGCAATGGCAATGATAATCAATGCTTTGTCTTATAACTTTGATTCAGGAACGAGCTCTGCACTGCTATATGACTCTGCTGTAGAAGCTGGTTTAAAAGACCGTTATTTGAAAATATCAAGTTTGATGTCAGGTGTTTCTGAGGCAGCAATCTCTTTAGGAACGGTACTAGCGGGGTTATTTGTACATGGATATTTGTATATTACTTATTATATCATGATTGCGGTTTCTATTATTGTTTTAATTCTGATTTGGTTGATAAAAGAACCGACAATGAAAAAGAAAAATGACGAAGTGTTGACGATGAAAAAAATTATCTTGATTGTGAGAGAAGAGATGAAAAATAATCCCAGTCTTTTTACATGGATGATGATTTTTCAATTTGTTGGAACAATAATGTGCATGTTTTACTTTTACTATCAAAAACAATTGCCAGACTTGGCAGGATGGCAGATTTCGACAGTTATGTTGATTGGTAGCGTCTTAAATATTTTGGCAGTTTCTCTTGCCAGTAAGATTGGGAAAACATGGCATTCTTTTCGGATTTTTCCAGTAGTTGTCAGCTTAACAGGAGCAGCTTATGTACTGTCATTTTTGGGAACACCATTCATGTATATTATGATTTATTTGACGACAAATGCTTTGTATGCTATGTACCAACCAATATTTTACAATGATTTGCAACAGTATTTACCAAGTTCAGCCAGAGCGACCATGTTAAGTGTTGCTTCAATGATGTTCAGTGTAAGCATGATTATCATTTTTCCGATTGTTGGTTGGCTGATTGACAGTTTTGGCTTTGATCAGACTTTTATTGGATTAGGGCTAGTTCTTATCTTGCTAACGCCGTTTTTAGTGATTGTTTTTCAAATGATTCGTAAACAATTGAAATCAATCAAAAATTAG